From one Henningerozyma blattae CBS 6284 chromosome 1, complete genome genomic stretch:
- the ERC1 gene encoding Erc1p (similar to Saccharomyces cerevisiae YHR032W; ancestral locus Anc_5.276) → MSTDDYQFSKTNDERRASLIYSTSVGKTGLFTPADYLSPKSFNHMLDAFEEQFPESSSPDAGGEGEDGADSDLEFTSQISEGINISTSRNNTNLQQPLLNQNREGYGSLADNISINTTNRFRRKRHDSLIQEERDLLIDNNLLLPKISPHSSLIANNLHELSIHNNSISQNVDQIYHEDNDDDGGILNDTDDVISVWRSAIDDGKEINTTYKREFQVILYNAFPLYFYFFLQYSLSVASIFSVSHLGTKELGAVTLGSMTANITGIAIIQGLCTCLDTLCAQAYGAKNYKLVGIFFQRCAAITIIFFIPIMYCWWSWSELVLSYMIPEQDLCVLAARYLRISALGIPGFILFECGKRFLQCQGIFHASTIVLFICAPTNAVLNYLLVWDKHIGIGYLGAPLAVSISYWLMAIGLLFYTLTTNNEKNPLKCYPGLIHYSQIFKNWKHMFALAIPGIVMVEAEFLGFEILTIFAAHLGETQLASQAIVSTVAALAYQIPFSISIATSTRVANFIGASLYKPCITTCKTSLLLSFICSTTNMLVITTSRFQFARLFSNEEKVVELVANTLPLLAFMQLFDAFNATTAGCLRGQGRQKIGGYINVFAFYFVGIPISYLLAFHFNFDLQGLWIGIICALMIMSLFQGIAVFNVDWIKLINIARDRNSEIDSL, encoded by the coding sequence ATGTCTACAGACGATTACCAATTCTCCAAAACAAATGATGAAAGAAGAGCCTCTCTAATCTACTCTACATCTGTGGGTAAAACAGGGTTATTTACTCCAGCTGATTATTTATCACCAAAATCGTTTAATCATATGCTTGATGCCTTTGAAGAACAATTCCCTGAAAGCTCATCACCTGATGCGGGGGGAGAAGGAGAAGATGGTGCTGATAGCGATTTAGAGTTTACTTCTCAAATATCAGAAGGTATTAATATATCTACTTCGAGGAATAATACTAACCTCCAACAACCCTTACTTAACCAGAATAGAGAAGGATATGGCTCATTAGCAGACAATATAAGCATAAATACTACTAATAgatttagaagaaaaagacaTGACTCTTTGATTCAAGAAGAAAGAGActtattaattgataataatctATTACTTCCAAAGATAAGTCCACATTCATCATTAATTGCTAATAATTTACATGAATTATCGattcataataattctattagTCAAAACGTCGATCAAATTTATCAtgaagataatgatgatgatggtgGTATTTTAAACGATACAGATGATGTGATTAGTGTTTGGAGATCCGCAATTGATGATggtaaagaaataaataccACATATAAGAGAGAATTCCAAGTGATTCTTTATAATGCATTCCCAttgtatttttactttttccTACAATACTCATTATCAGTAGCATCCATCTTTTCAGTTTCACATCTAGGAACAAAAGAATTAGGTGCAGTGACATTAGGTTCAATGACTGCAAATATCACAGGGATAGCCATAATTCAAGGTCTTTGTACTTGCCTTGATACTTTATGTGCTCAAGCTTATGGtgcaaaaaattataaattagtcggtatttttttccaaaggTGTGCTGCTATtacaataattttctttattccAATAATGTATTGTTGGTGGAGTTGGTCTGAATTAGTATTATCTTATATGATTCCTGAACAAGATCTTTGTGTGCTAGCTGCACgttatttaagaatttcaGCACTTGGTATCCCAGGGTTTATATTGTTCGAGTGTGGTAAAAGATTTTTACAATGTCAAGGGATTTTCCATGCATCCACAATAGTATTATTCATTTGTGCTCCTACTAATGCCGTATTAAACTATTTGTTGGTTTGGGATAAACATATTGGTATTGGCTATTTAGGGGCTCCTTTAGCCGTATCTATCTCTTATTGGCTAATGGCTATTGGTTTACTATTTTATACACTtactactaataatgaaaagaaTCCTTTAAAATGCTACCCGGGCTTAATCCATTATtctcaaatatttaagaattgGAAGCACATGTTTGCACTAGCAATCCCGGGTATTGTTATGGTCGAAGCAGAATTTTTGGGATTCGAAATTCTAACAATATTTGCTGCTCATTTGGGTGAAACACAATTAGCTTCTCAGGCAATTGTTTCAACTGTTGCTGCATTAGCATATCAAATCccattttctatttccaTTGCAACCAGTACAAGAGTGGCAAATTTCATTGGTGCATCGTTGTATAAACCATGCATTACTACTTGTAAgacttcattattattgtcaTTTATTTGTTCCACAACAAATATGCTAGTTATAACAACAAGCAGATTCCAATTTGCAAGACTATTCtcaaatgaagaaaaagttGTCGAGCTAGTTGCCAATACTTTACCATTATTAGCATTCATGCAATTATTCGATGCATTTAATGCAACAACTGCCGGCTGTTTGAGAGGCCAAGGCCGACAGAAAATCGGTGGTTACATTAATGTTTTTGCATTCTATTTTGTTGGCATACCAATATCTTATTTATTAGCATTCCACTTCAACTTTGACCTACAAGGTTTATGGATTGGTATCATTTGTGCTTTAATGATTA
- the TBLA0A10410 gene encoding uncharacterized protein: protein MSDSNQLPPNIVTNRSVGYYDSTIPLKIYNTTIDLDKDCSPNDIVIRVKAAALNPVDLVLYKISSPIPILNRFTGNNDKLNTFGFDYAGEIIKVGSDQLKLQKWQVGDLVHGLLRATPFEKGKAGSLTYYLILDPTNNTGMGKFSILPREISQTLEYNDKFVIAASWQLVFQTAYLVLHGHGQVPSILNDKDSSILVLGAATAVGDALVQIAKNVLKIPKVIGTCSSNSIKNRDKLIHPGFDYLIPYDDPNMPTRDHILKYIKDNNNEKFDLIADCVGSSDVVDIPYQVLRDPKTSVYSTLAGDKKIKYGQAGKFDMLQWRTILRLLTRRKIFNNYPYCFNVVKGKLEAVELANKMISEGTYIPKIDSVYSFDNFEAAVARLTSNKAKGKVVVTMD, encoded by the coding sequence ATGTCAGATTCAAATCAACTCCCACCAAATATTGTGACAAATAGATCTGTTGGATACTACGACAGCACTATacctttgaaaatttataacACAACCATAGATCTAGACAAAGATTGTTCTCCAAATGATATTGTAATTCGAGTTAAAGCTGCAGCTTTGAATCCAGTAGATTTGGTTTTATACAAAATTTCGTCACCAATTCCAATTTTGAATAGGTTTACTGGTAATAATGACAAGTTAAATACCTTTGGGTTTGATTATGCCggtgaaattattaaagtcGGATCTGATCAATTGAAACTTCAAAAATGGCAAGTTGGAGATCTTGTACATGGTCTCTTAAGAGCTACTCCATTTGAAAAGGGGAAAGCAGGTAGTTTAACCTATTACTTGATTTTGGATccaacaaataatactgGGATGGGAAAATTTTCCATATTACCAAGAGAAATTTCTCAAACTTTGGAATATAATGACAAATTTGTCATTGCAGCCTCTTGGCAATTGGTCTTTCAAACTGCTTATTTAGTGCTTCACGGTCATGGCCAAGTGCCATCAATCTTGAATGATAAAGACTCTAGCATTTTAGTTTTGGGTGCTGCTACAGCTGTAGGTGATGCTTTAGTTCAAATAGCCAAGaatgtattaaaaattcCCAAAGTAATTGGTACTTGTTCATCAAACTCTATAAAGAACAGAGACAAATTGATTCATCCAGGGTTCGATTATTTGATCCCATATGATGATCCAAATATGCCTACCAGAGatcatattttgaaatatatcaaaGACAACAATAACGAGaaatttgatttgattGCTGATTGTGTAGGGTCATCCGATGTGGTGGATATCCCTTACCAAGTTCTAAGGGATCCTAAGACATCTGTCTATTCTACACTTGCCGGTGacaaaaagataaaatacGGTCAAGCTGGCAAATTTGACATGTTACAATGGAGAACAATCTTAAGATTGTTAACCAGAAGAAAAATCTTCAACAATTACCCATACTGTTTTAATGTTGTCAAGGGTAAACTTGAAGCAGTAGAATTAGCTAACAAGATGATATCTGAAGGAACATATATACCTAAAATCGATTCCGTTTATTCTTTCGACAATTTCGAGGCAGCAGTGGCAAGACTGACTTCTAACAAGGCTAAGGGTAAAGTTGTGGTCACCATGGACTAA
- the TBLA0A10420 gene encoding mitogen-activated protein kinase (similar to Saccharomyces cerevisiae SLT2 (YHR030C) and YKL161C; ancestral locus Anc_5.274) produces the protein MSDYIKRHTFKVFNQDFTVDERFELIKEIGHGAYGIVCSAKFTEAVEETNVAIKKVTNVFSKTLLCKRSLRELKLLRHFRGHKNITCLYDMDIVFLNDNTNDTNSFDGLYLYEELMECDMHQIIKSNQPLTDAHYQSFIYQILCGLKYIHSADVLHRDLKPGNLLVNADCQLKICDFGLARGYSENPVENNQFLTEYVATRWYRAPEIMLSYQGYTKAIDVWSTGCILAEFLGGKPIFKGKDYVNQLNQILQVLGTPPDETLKRIGSKNVQDYIHQLGFIPKVPFVNLYPNANPQALDLLEKMLAFDPQKRITVDEALEHPYLSIWHDPADEPICSEKFEFSSFESVNEMEELKRMVIEEVHDFRQFVRQPIIDEQRALQEQQQQQQQQQQQQQMDERDFSQQVMMNQSQANIPEELQDSFVGIHSQGLPNHQDSDFPPKPQENFLASPNDLRNSSGSLIPGAQSTNNNNTAYDDFFDLEKELEFGLDRKYI, from the coding sequence ATGTCCgattatattaaaagacATACATTTAAAGTATTCAATCAAGATTTCACAGTGGATGAACGGTTCgaattaataaaagaaataggTCATGGTGCATACGGTATAGTATGTTCAGCCAAATTCACAGAAGCTGTAGAGGAAACTAATGTAGCAATTAAAAAAGTCACCAATGTTTTTTCTAAAACTTTGTTATGTAAGAGATCCTTACGTGAGTTGAAACTATTAAGACACTTTAGAGGTCATAAAAACATTACTTGTTTATACGATATGGATATTGTCTTTTTAAATGACAATACAAATGATACTAATTCATTCGATGggttatatttatatgaaGAGTTGATGGAATGTGATATGcatcaaattataaaatcCAATCAACCTTTAACTGATGCACATTATCAGAGTTTTATCTACCAAATTTTATGtggtttaaaatatatccaTTCTGCAGATGTGTTGCATAGAGATTTGAAACCAGGGAATCTATTGGTTAATGCTGATTGTCAGTTGAAAATTTGTGATTTCGGTCTTGCAAGAGGTTATTCAGAAAATCCAGTGGAgaataatcaatttttgACTGAATATGTCGCTACAAGATGGTATAGAGCCCCAGAAATCATGTTAAGTTACCAAGGTTATACTAAAGCCATCGATGTTTGGTCTACTGGTTGTATTTTGGCTGAATTCTTAGGTGGGAAGCCAATTTTTAAAGGGAAGGATTATGTCaatcaattgaatcaaATCTTACAAGTTTTAGGGACTCCGCCCGATGAAACTTTAAAGAGAATTGGATCTAAAAACGTTCAAGATTATATTCATCAATTAGGTTTCATACCAAAAGTTCCATTTGTCAATTTATATCCAAATGCAAATCCACAAGCTTTGGACTTGTTAGAAAAAATGTTAGCGTTCGATCCACAAAAGAGAATTACTGTTGATGAAGCTTTGGAACATCCCTATTTATCTATATGGCATGACCCTGCTGATGAACCTATTTGTTCTGAAAAATTCGAATTCAGCTCTTTTGAAAGTGTTAATGAAATGGAGGAATTGAAACGAATGGTTATTGAAGAAGTTCATGATTTTAGACAATTTGTTAGACAACCAATAATAGACGAACAAAGAGCTCTACAAgaacaacagcaacagcagcaacagcaacaacagcaacaacagATGGATGAACGTGATTTCTCTCAACAAGTTATGATGAATCAATCTCAAGCTAATATTCCGGAAGAATTGCAAGATTCATTCGTGGGAATCCATTCACAGGGACTACCAAATCATCAAGACTCTGACTTCCCTCCAAAACCacaagaaaattttttggcTTCTCCAAATGATCTAAGAAATTCATCAGGTAGTCTAATACCTGGCGCACAATccactaataataataatactgcTTACGACGACTTCTTCGACTTggaaaaagaattagaattcgGTCTagatagaaaatatatataa
- the DAP2 gene encoding dipeptidyl aminopeptidase (similar to Saccharomyces cerevisiae DAP2 (YHR028C); ancestral locus Anc_5.272), translating to MMEVNREDYEALKDDLFDGRLHSSTSKKQFFKDGLLIPSMILVLLLWGTIVLLKVVPILTAQEIRDHGRLGSHRNFYNQNGGKALNSRHTKDGSLKISFENVRNNTFKPKLQSLQWLRVLDFETNDRGLFMTVSNDTYMVKSVHDKEYCQILYQGKDITIHGTAYKIDSLVASPDLKRLLIRTNSVANWRHSYFGTYYIYEIEDSEFYKISDNIAVAQWSPNSIDISFVQDNDLYIYSTETHSISKKITKDGSENIFNGKPDWVYEEEVLESDTALWWSPNGKFIAFFKTLEDKVKEIVIPYYVQNEINHTNGNDLYPEMRSIKYPKAGTSNPEVDVWVYSLEEDRSYPVNINKEHRSNPLLITELFWVNENTFVTKVSDRSSDVLTVLTVDAITQDVNTARNDPAEESWWEITHDTKVVPKNPSKGRDTDGYIDIIPVDGYNHLVYYKSYQDSEPIILTTGNWEVTSDAISFDQENDRLYFIATKKSSVERHLYYIHLSKPGKVHAVTDTDMDGVFSVSFSPGNRFVLLTYRGPDIPYQKIIDLRSKQKDHHTRGNIIGETLYYLEKNDELRHNLLRYSVPEKSFDELYLGMDDNGQDIIVNSFEILPNDFNPELRNHYPVFFFAYGGPNSQQVIKTFSVGFNEVIASQLNAIVVCVDGRGTGFKGKKFRSIVRDNLGDYEARDQISAASIYGGKSYVNAEKISLFGWSYGGYLTLKTLEKDAGEHFKYGISVAPVTDWSLYDSIYTERYMHTPQENIDGYDNSNVANVKNIGKCKRLLIMHGSGDDNVHVQNTMIVLDKFNSNNVANYDMMIFPDSSHAIKYHNANRIVYDKMLDWTRQAFNGDFETYN from the coding sequence ATGATGGAAGTCAATAGGGAAGATTACGAAGCCCTCAAAGATGATCTGTTCGATGGAAGACTTCACTCTTCTACCAGTAAAAAGCAATTCTTCAAAGATGGACTGTTGATTCCTTCAATGATATTAGTTCTTTTGTTATGGGGTACCATCGTCCTATTAAAAGTTGTACCTATCTTAACTGCACAAGAAATTCGTGACCATGGTCGTCTTGGTAGTCATAGAAACTTTTATAATCAGAATGGTGGAAAGGCACTAAATTCAAGACATACAAAGGATGGTTCATTGAAgatttcttttgaaaatgttAGGAATAATACTTTCAAACCAAAACTACAAAGTTTGCAATGGCTTCGTGTATTAGATTTCGAAACAAATGACCGTGGGTTATTTATGACAGTTTCCAACGATACATATATGGTTAAATCTGTTCatgataaagaatattGCCAGATACTTTATCAGGGGAAAGATATTACTATTCATGGGACAGCTTATAAGATCGATTCGTTGGTGGCATCTCCTGATTTGAAACGATTGCTAATTAGAACAAACTCTGTAGCAAATTGGAGACATTCCTATTTTGGTacttattatatttatgaaattgaagattcagaattttacaaaattagTGATAACATTGCTGTAGCTCAATGGTCACCAAATTCCATTGATATTTCCTTTGTTCAAGATAATGacttgtatatatattccaCAGAAACTCATTctatttccaaaaaaattactaaaGATGGTagtgaaaatatatttaatggTAAACCTGATTGGGTTTATGAAGAAGAAGTCTTAGAATCAGATACTGCTCTATGGTGGTCTCCAAATGGTAAATTTATTGCCTTTTTCAAGACTCTTGAAGATAAAGTTAAAGAAATTGTTATTCCATATTATGttcaaaatgaaattaatcatACAAATGGCAATGATTTATATCCAGAAATGCGTTCTATCAAATATCCAAAAGCTGGTACTTCGAACCCAGAAGTTGACGTTTGGGTTTATAGTTTAGAAGAAGATAGAAGCTATCCAGTTAACATTAATAAGGAGCATAGGTCAAACccattattaattacaGAATTATTTTGGGTTAATGAGAATACATTTGTTACAAAAGTTTCTGACAGATCTTCTGATGTTTTAACTGTTTTAACTGTTGACGCAATTACTCAAGACGTCAATACTGCAAGAAATGATCCAGCTGAAGAAAGTTGGTGGGAAATTACACATGATACAAAAGTTGTTCCAAAGAATCCTTCAAAGGGTAGAGATACAGATGGTTATATCGATATTATTCCCGTTGATGGCTATAACCACCTTGTTTATTATAAGTCTTATCAAGATAGTGAACCTATTATATTAACAACAGGTAATTGGGAAGTCACTTCAGATGCCATTTCATTTGatcaagaaaatgataGACTTTATTTCATTGCTACTAAAAAATCATCTGTTGAAAGACATTTGTATTATATCCATTTGAGTAAACCTGGTAAAGTTCATGCGGTTACAGATACAGATATGGATGGAGTTTTCTCTGTATCATTTTCACCAGGTAACAGATTTGTCTTATTGACTTATAGAGGCCCAGATATTCcatatcaaaaaattattgatttaaGATCAAAACAAAAGGATCATCATACTAGAGGTAACATAATTGGTGAAACcttatattatttggaaaaaaatgatgaattaagaCATAATCTGTTGAGATATTCAGTTCCTGAAAAATCGtttgatgaattatatttagGTATGGATGATAATGGGcaagatattattgttaattcttttgaaattttaccAAATGATTTTAACCCAGAATTACGTAATCATTACCCAGTTTTCTTTTTCGCTTATGGTGGTCCAAATTCTCAACAAGTAATTAAGACATTTTCAGTAGGATTCAATGAAGTCATCGCATCTCAATTAAATGCAATTGTCGTGTGTGTTGATGGTAGAGGTACCGGTTTCAAGGGGAAGAAATTCAGATCTATAGTACGTGATAATCTTGGGGATTATGAAGCTCGTGACCAGATATCTGCCGCTTCAATTTACGGTGGCAAGTCTTACGTTAATGCAGAAAagatttcattatttggcTGGTCATATGGTGGTTATTTAACTTTGAAGACGCTTGAAAAAGACGCGGGAGAACATTTCAAATACGGTATATCAGTAGCCCCAGTGACTGATTGGAGCTTATATGATTCTATTTATACTGAACGTTATATGCATACACCACAAGAAAATATCGATGGTTATGATAACTCAAATGTTGCAAATGTAAAGAATATTGGTAAATGTAAAAGATTGCTAATTATGCATGGCAGTGGTGATGATAATGTTCATGTTCAGAATACAATGATTGTTTtagataaatttaattctaataacgTTGCTAATTATGATATGATGATTTTCCCTGATTCTAGTCATGCTATCAAATATCATAATGCTAACAGAATTGTTTATGATAAGATGTTAGATTGGACTAGACAGGCATTTAATGGTGATTTCGAAACTTACAACTag
- the VMA16 gene encoding H(+)-transporting V0 sector ATPase subunit c'' (similar to Saccharomyces cerevisiae PPA1 (YHR026W); ancestral locus Anc_5.270), with protein sequence MSSVAVSGKTNSQERPLYKFSWSYFIQLIIWLIILTYVLRKLFTGHGSDINFGKFLLKTSPYLWANLGIALCIGLSIIGSAWGIFITGSSIIGAGVRAPRITTKNLISIIFCEVVAIYGLIISIVFSSKLTVVSSADSLYTKSNYYTGFALFWAGITVGASNLICGVAVGVTGATAAISDAADSALFVKILVIEIFGSILGLLGLIVGLLMAGKASDFH encoded by the coding sequence ATGTCTTCAGTTGCTGTCTCAGGAAAAACAAATTCACAAGAAAGACCTCTATATAAATTCTCTTGGAGctattttattcaattgatcaTATGGCTAATCATTCTAACTTATGTTCTACGCAAACTGTTTACTGGTCATGGTTCCGATATCAATTTCGggaaatttcttttaaagaCATCTCCATACCTTTGGGCTAATCTAGGTATAGCCTTATGTATAGGGTTAAGTATCATTGGTTCTGCTTGGGGGATCTTCATTACTGGGTCCTCAATCATTGGTGCTGGTGTTAGAGCTCCAAGAATTACTAccaagaatttaatttccATTATTTTCTGTGAAGTTGTGGCCATTTATGGGTTGATTATTTCCATTGTCTTTTCTTCCAAATTAACAGTCGTTTCATCTGCCGATTCTTTATACACTAAATCAAACTATTATACCGGGTTTGCTTTGTTTTGGGCAGGTATCACTGTCGGTGCTTCAAATTTGATTTGTGGTGTTGCTGTCGGTGTCACTGGTGCTACTGCTGCCATCTCTGATGCTGCCGATTCTgcattatttgttaaaatcttagttattgaaattttcgGTTCTATCTTAGGTTTATTAGGTTTAATTGTTGGTTTATTAATGGCCGGGAAAGCTTCTGATTTCCATTGa
- the THR1 gene encoding homoserine kinase (similar to Saccharomyces cerevisiae THR1 (YHR025W); ancestral locus Anc_5.269), whose translation MPRKFEIKVPASSANIGPGYDVMGVSLSLYLKLNVDIDSAYAHPNDTNDTDAVERAKAINADPNNCRLEYTPSSEGYGQVPLSTDSNLITRTALYVLRCHNIRTFPIGTLITIDNPIPLGRGLGSSGAAVVAGVMLGNELGNLNLSKQRMLDFCLMIERHPDNITAAMIGGFCGSFLRDLTPQELERREIPLAEVLPEPSGGENTGVNPPLPPTDIGRHVKYNWNPKIKCISIIPNFELSTADSRSVLPKAYTTGDLVFNLQRLAVLTSAIGLDPPNPDLIYPAMQDRVHQPYRRTLVPGLTDILTSVTPKTNPGLLGICLSGAGPTILALATDNFEDIANELIAVFKKHNISCSWKLLSPAYDGATVENIA comes from the coding sequence ATGCCACgtaaatttgaaatcaaaGTCCCTGCTTCATCAGCCAACATTGGCCCAGGTTATGATGTTATGGGTGTTTCATTGTCATTGTacttaaaattaaatgtcGACATTGATAGTGCCTATGCTCACCCAAACGATACCAATGATACTGATGCCGTGGAAAGAGCCAAGGCTATCAATGCTGACCCAAACAATTGTAGATTAGAATATACTCCAAGTAGTGAAGGTTATGGCCAAGTCCCTTTATCTACTGACTCTAATTTGATTACAAGAACTGCCCTATATGTCCTACGTTGTCATAATATCCGTACTTTCCCAATTGGTACCTTGATTACCATTGATAACCCAATCCCATTAGGTCGTGGTTTAGGTTCTTCAGGGGCTGCTGTAGTTGCCGGTGTTATGTTGGGTAATGAATTGGGTAACTTGAACCTTTCTAAGCAAAGAATGCTAGATTTCTGTTTGATGATCGAACGTCATCCAGACAATATCACTGCTGCCATGATAGGTGGTTTCTGTGGTTCTTTCTTAAGAGACTTAACTCCACaagaattagaaagaaGAGAAATCCCATTGGCTGAAGTCTTACCAGAACCTTCTGGTGGCGAAAACACTGGTGTGAACCCACCTCTGCCACCTACTGATATTGGTAGACATGTAAAATATAACTGGAACCCAAAGATCAAATGTATCTCCATCATTCCAAACTTCGAATTGTCTACTGCTGACTCAAGATCAGTCTTACCAAAGGCTTATACCACTGGTGACTTGGTCTTCAACTTACAAAGATTGGCTGTCTTAACAAGTGCTATTGGTTTGGACCCACCAAATCCAGATTTGATTTACCCAGCTATGCAAGATAGAGTCCATCAACCATACAGAAGAACTCTTGTACCTGGTTTAACCGACATCCTAACCAGTGTTACCCCAAAGACCAACCCAGGTCTATTAGGTATTTGCTTATCAGGTGCTGGCCCAACTATCTTAGCTTTAGCTACTGATAATTTCGAAGATATTGCAAATGAGTTAATTGCCGTCTTCAAGAAACATAACATCAGTTGTTCCTGGAAATTGTTATCCCCAGCTTACGATGGTGCCACTGTAGAAAACATTGCTTAA
- the MAS2 gene encoding mitochondrial-processing protease subunit alpha (similar to Saccharomyces cerevisiae MAS2 (YHR024C); ancestral locus Anc_5.268) has translation MLRISSRLYSTALRDTFKKTTLPNGVTVATSNTKGHFSAVGLYMHAGSRFETPETIGCTHLLDRLAFKSTQNYSGKDISQKLELLGGNYQCISSRETMIYQASVFNQDVDKMLKLMSQTVKSPLITVEEVEEQKQIAQYEVGEIWQKPELALPELLHTTAFAGKTLGAPLLCPLESIPTVTPNTLQLYRDALYTPKNTVAAFVGVPHDKAVEMALTQFADWNLNPNSKVNLINTSTPEVAQYIGGEACLPPAPYYGATPIELYHFQIGFESYPAAHDSVYAGAVLQTLLGGGSSFSAGGPGKGMFSRLYTDILNVHYEVDTCNAFSHTYSDTGLFGIHVSCFKNNANDVLNVIANEIATFLEPNSFNDSEVKRAKNQLKSSLLMNLESRLVELEDMGRQLAVQNTRIPVSEMIQKIENVTTKDVQDIAREIFTGKVKNAGSGTGKPTIVMQGEREAFGDVMGTLKKYGLGKHDGRSTVKATKKRWF, from the coding sequence atgcTAAGAATCTCAAGTAGATTATACTCCACAGCTCTCCGAGACACATTCAAAAAGACAACTTTACCAAATGGTGTCACCGTGGCTACTTCTAATACAAAAGGGCATTTTAGTGCAGTAGGTCTATATATGCATGCTGGATCCAGATTTGAAACTCCAGAGACTATTGGGTGCACACATTTGCTAGATCGTCTGGCTTTTAAATCAACGCAGAATTATTCAGGGAAAGATATTTCCcaaaaattggaattattgGGTGGGAATTATCAATGTATCTCATCTCGTGAGACAATGATCTATCAAGCATCTGTATTTAATCAAGATGTAGACAAAATGTTGAAACTGATGAGTCAGACTGTTAAATCACCTTTGATCACTGTAGAGGAAGTCGaagaacaaaaacaaatcGCTCAATACGAAGTGGGTGAAATTTGGCAAAAGCCGGAACTAGCTCTTCCTGAATTATTACATACAACTGCATTTGCTGGTAAAACTTTAGGTGCACCATTGCTATGTCCTTTAGAATCAATTCCAACTGTAACTCCAAATACTTTACAACTTTACCGTGATGCTTTATATACACCAAAAAACACTGTTGCGGCATTTGTTGGTGTTCCACATGACAAGGCTGTTGAAATGGCATTAACCCAATTCGCTGATTGGAATTTAAATCCTAATTCAAAGGTCAATCTAATAAATACATCGACACCAGAAGTAGCACAGTACATTGGTGGGGAAGCATGTCTACCACCAGCCCCATATTATGGTGCTACTCCAATAGAACtctatcattttcaaattggaTTTGAATCATATCCTGCTGCTCATGACTCAGTTTATGCAGGTGCAGTTTTGCAAACTTTATTAGGAGGTGGTAGTTCATTTTCTGCTGGTGGACCCGGTAAGGGGATGTTCTCTCGTTTATATACCGATATCTTGAATGTCCATTATGAAGTTGATACTTGTAATGCCTTTTCACATACATACAGTGATACAGGTTTATTTGGAATTCATGTCTCGTGCTTTAAGAATAATGCAAATGACGTTTTAAATGTTATAGCTAATGAAATTGCCACATTTTTGGAACCAAACTCTTTTAATGACAGTGAAGTTAAACGTGCCaagaatcaattaaaatcttCTCTTCTAATGAACTTGGAATCAAGGCTTgtagaattagaagatatGGGTAGGCAATTAGCTGTTCAAAATACTAGAATTCCTGTCTCTGAaatgattcaaaaaattgaaaatgtaACAACAAAGGACGTACAAGATATCGCGAGAGAAATATTCACAGGTAAAGTTAAGAATGCTGGTAGCGGTACTGGTAAACCAACTATTGTTATGCAAGGTGAAAGAGAGGCATTTGGCGATGTAATGGGCACACTAAAGAAATACGGTTTAGGTAAGCATGATGGTAGATCTACAGTTAAAGCTACAAAGAAAAGATGGTTTTAA